A genomic segment from Lignipirellula cremea encodes:
- a CDS encoding transporter, translating into MKISFAVVLLLLLGLASSLSADEGISPAEPPHASPGYLLHDSEYLQPLDPVPQASFDACAEYWKKRRGFADKHAPAGIMGDHMHKAGEFMVEYKYMNMYMDGNRVGTQRVSDQQALTIGQSLGTNFGATPTAMTMEMHMIHLMYGWSDDVTLYTMINLPSITMDHLRNTPFPPNPPLAGTRFTTHNSGLGDTVFGALVRGYQDNQNDLIFNLAFSAPTGDLDRLTTVPTGGGAPQEFPYPMRLGSGTFNFRPGVTYKHYMEKGSLGMQFQTDLPLGRNYDGYSVSDEFRLNNWYSHLVTDRFALSFRVENLWKSNFSGFDRDVATTNPRVISTNRPDMRGGYWLNFGYGAMLLVGNGHLLNFEIVQPIYQDLDGIQLEADFMLAASWSKAF; encoded by the coding sequence ATGAAGATCTCTTTCGCAGTCGTCCTCCTCCTCCTGCTGGGACTGGCGAGTAGTCTCTCGGCCGACGAAGGCATTTCCCCTGCCGAACCCCCGCACGCCTCGCCTGGGTATCTGCTGCACGACAGCGAATACCTGCAGCCGCTGGATCCGGTTCCCCAAGCCAGCTTTGACGCATGTGCGGAATACTGGAAAAAACGCCGCGGCTTTGCCGACAAGCACGCCCCTGCCGGCATCATGGGCGACCATATGCACAAAGCGGGCGAGTTCATGGTCGAATACAAGTACATGAACATGTACATGGACGGCAATCGCGTCGGCACGCAGCGCGTGTCCGACCAGCAGGCTTTGACGATCGGCCAGTCGCTGGGCACCAACTTTGGGGCGACGCCGACCGCCATGACGATGGAAATGCACATGATCCATCTCATGTACGGCTGGAGCGACGACGTCACCCTGTACACCATGATCAATCTGCCTTCGATCACGATGGACCACCTGCGGAACACGCCGTTCCCGCCGAATCCGCCGCTGGCCGGCACCCGTTTCACCACGCATAACTCGGGCCTGGGCGATACCGTGTTTGGCGCCCTGGTGCGGGGTTACCAGGATAATCAGAACGATCTGATTTTTAATCTGGCATTCAGTGCGCCGACGGGCGATCTGGACCGGTTGACGACCGTTCCCACCGGCGGCGGCGCGCCGCAAGAGTTTCCCTATCCGATGCGACTGGGCAGCGGCACCTTCAACTTCCGACCGGGCGTCACGTACAAGCATTACATGGAAAAGGGCAGCCTGGGGATGCAGTTCCAGACCGACCTGCCGCTGGGCCGCAATTACGACGGCTACTCGGTCAGCGACGAGTTCCGACTGAACAACTGGTACTCGCACCTGGTAACGGACCGCTTCGCCCTGAGCTTCCGCGTGGAGAATCTGTGGAAGTCCAACTTCAGCGGATTTGATCGCGATGTGGCTACGACGAACCCCCGGGTGATCAGCACCAATCGCCCCGACATGCGCGGCGGCTACTGGCTGAACTTCGGCTACGGCGCGATGCTGCTGGTCGGAAACGGGCACCTGCTCAATTTTGAAATCGTGCAGCCCATCTATCAGGACCTCGACGGCATCCAGCTGGAAGCCGACTTCATGCTGGCCGCCAGCTGGTCCAAGGCGTTCTAG
- a CDS encoding GlsB/YeaQ/YmgE family stress response membrane protein: protein MTSVEFGQHFQQWGELLLLWVGFGTLVGLMAKAIMPGRDPGGSLATLLMGIGGAVIGCGVLTYCYEGVKVSPISPAGFCVATAGAFMILFFYRLLAGYWFIEGDEITRRSVRRRRGRRWYEAGE, encoded by the coding sequence ATGACCAGCGTCGAGTTTGGTCAGCATTTTCAGCAGTGGGGAGAGTTGTTGCTGCTGTGGGTCGGATTTGGCACCCTTGTCGGGCTGATGGCAAAAGCCATTATGCCCGGCCGCGATCCAGGCGGCTCCCTGGCCACCCTGTTGATGGGCATCGGCGGAGCCGTCATCGGTTGCGGCGTGCTGACCTATTGTTATGAAGGGGTCAAAGTCAGCCCGATCAGCCCGGCCGGCTTCTGCGTCGCCACCGCTGGCGCCTTTATGATTTTGTTCTTTTACCGGCTGCTGGCGGGATACTGGTTTATCGAAGGGGACGAGATCACTCGCCGTTCCGTTCGCCGCCGCCGCGGACGCCGCTGGTACGAAGCGGGCGAATGA
- a CDS encoding TIGR01777 family oxidoreductase, with protein sequence MKIAVTGSTGLVGQALAPLLKEHGHEMIPIVRGEAKSGAIRWSPKEGQIDAAALEGLDGVVHLAGESIADGRWTDAKKKKIADSRVQGTELLAGALSQLNQPPRVLVSASAIGYYGDRGDTKLTEDSPPGQGFLPDVCIAWEKAADAAREAGLRVVHPRIGVVLSPDGGALSKMLTPFKMCVGGVIGSGKQYWSWISLHDLVRSLVFALETDSLTGPYNATAPEQTTNREFTRTLGKVLGRPTIFPMPAFAARLALGEMADDLLLASARVLPARLTESGFVFKHPTLERALRSELEHPVAPKSA encoded by the coding sequence ATGAAGATCGCCGTCACTGGATCCACCGGACTTGTCGGCCAGGCGCTGGCCCCGCTGCTGAAGGAGCACGGGCACGAGATGATTCCCATCGTGCGCGGCGAAGCAAAGTCAGGCGCCATTCGCTGGAGTCCGAAGGAAGGCCAGATCGACGCGGCCGCCCTGGAAGGCCTCGACGGCGTGGTGCATCTGGCAGGAGAAAGCATCGCCGATGGTCGCTGGACCGACGCCAAAAAAAAGAAGATCGCGGACAGCCGCGTCCAGGGAACCGAGCTGCTGGCCGGCGCCCTCAGCCAGCTGAACCAGCCGCCCAGGGTACTGGTGTCGGCCTCGGCGATTGGTTACTACGGCGACCGGGGCGATACAAAACTCACCGAGGACAGCCCGCCAGGACAGGGCTTTCTGCCCGACGTATGCATCGCCTGGGAAAAGGCGGCCGACGCCGCCCGGGAAGCGGGCCTGCGGGTGGTCCATCCGCGCATTGGCGTGGTGCTTTCGCCCGACGGCGGGGCGTTATCTAAAATGCTCACGCCGTTCAAAATGTGCGTAGGCGGCGTGATCGGTTCCGGCAAACAGTACTGGAGCTGGATCAGCCTGCATGACCTGGTTCGCTCGCTGGTGTTTGCACTGGAAACGGACTCGCTGACCGGACCGTACAATGCGACCGCGCCGGAACAGACGACCAATCGCGAGTTCACCCGCACCCTTGGCAAGGTGCTGGGCCGGCCCACGATTTTTCCGATGCCCGCCTTCGCCGCCCGCTTGGCGCTGGGAGAAATGGCGGACGACCTGCTGCTGGCCAGCGCCCGGGTGCTTCCGGCCAGACTGACCGAGTCGGGGTTTGTTTTCAAGCATCCAACGCTGGAAAGGGCCTTGCGGTCCGAATTGGAACATCCAGTTGCGCCAAAATCGGCATAA
- a CDS encoding sulfatase, whose product MKTCWLDYRVLLRAFFVLLLFTLAGPALAEDRPNVVLIFADDLGWQEPGFAGSDFCETPHLDELAGEGMVFGHAYAAAGNCAPSRACMLSGQYTPRHRVFAVGSTQRGAFNQMRLTPLENERSLPLAVTTLGEAMKDAGYATGMFGKCHLTNSPQGKSEQRGFDVVKVSQHSLNSDDPEDPKGIFSITAAACDFIEANQDRPFFAYIPHYAVHSRLQGKKETFAHFRDKTPGKKHDSAILAACLADFDTGVGMVLKKLADLNLEKKTLVLFTSDNGGVHVSQEPLRGKKGCYYEGGIRVPMIVRWPGVVEPGSRCDTPVINVDFYPTFLAAAGAKPPVSSPLDGASLLPLLEGQTELQRPGIFWHFPGYLDGPVPRGRDEQFRTRPVSVIRQGDWKLHLYHEEWALDGGRDKLATNRAVELYNIATDPGETKDVAASQTEKRDELLDTLLAWCERVPAPLATEPNPHYQSGKRKGAGSKPGKKQ is encoded by the coding sequence ATGAAAACCTGCTGGCTGGATTACCGCGTGCTGCTGCGCGCGTTTTTTGTTCTGTTGTTGTTCACTCTGGCTGGGCCAGCACTAGCGGAAGATCGGCCGAACGTGGTGCTGATCTTCGCCGACGATCTGGGCTGGCAGGAACCCGGGTTTGCCGGATCAGATTTTTGCGAAACGCCCCACCTGGATGAGCTGGCCGGCGAAGGCATGGTCTTTGGTCATGCGTACGCTGCGGCCGGCAACTGCGCCCCGAGCCGCGCTTGCATGCTGTCGGGCCAGTACACGCCCCGGCATCGCGTGTTTGCCGTGGGCAGCACCCAGCGCGGGGCGTTTAATCAGATGCGGCTGACGCCCCTGGAGAACGAACGCAGCCTGCCGCTGGCCGTGACGACCCTGGGCGAAGCGATGAAGGACGCAGGCTATGCGACCGGCATGTTCGGCAAATGTCATTTGACCAATTCGCCCCAGGGCAAGTCTGAACAGCGCGGCTTTGATGTGGTGAAGGTCTCCCAGCACAGCCTCAACAGCGACGACCCGGAAGACCCCAAAGGGATCTTCTCCATTACGGCCGCCGCCTGCGACTTCATCGAGGCGAACCAGGACCGCCCGTTCTTCGCCTACATCCCGCACTATGCGGTTCATTCCCGGCTGCAGGGGAAGAAGGAAACGTTCGCCCACTTTCGCGACAAGACGCCCGGGAAGAAGCACGACTCCGCCATCCTGGCCGCCTGTCTGGCCGACTTTGATACGGGCGTCGGCATGGTGCTGAAGAAGCTGGCGGACCTGAACCTGGAAAAGAAAACCCTGGTGCTGTTCACCTCGGACAACGGCGGCGTGCACGTTTCCCAGGAGCCGCTGCGCGGGAAAAAAGGCTGCTACTACGAAGGCGGCATTCGCGTGCCGATGATCGTTCGCTGGCCGGGCGTGGTGGAACCGGGATCGCGCTGTGATACGCCGGTGATCAACGTCGACTTTTATCCGACCTTCCTGGCGGCGGCCGGCGCGAAGCCGCCTGTTTCTTCGCCGCTGGACGGAGCCAGCTTGTTGCCGTTATTAGAGGGACAAACAGAGCTGCAGCGGCCGGGGATTTTCTGGCACTTTCCGGGCTATCTGGATGGTCCCGTGCCGCGGGGCCGCGACGAGCAGTTCCGCACGCGGCCGGTCAGCGTGATTCGCCAGGGCGACTGGAAGCTGCACCTGTACCACGAAGAATGGGCCCTCGACGGCGGCCGCGACAAGCTCGCCACCAACCGGGCCGTGGAGTTGTACAACATCGCCACCGACCCGGGCGAAACGAAGGACGTTGCCGCCTCGCAAACAGAGAAGCGGGACGAACTGCTCGACACCCTGCTCGCCTGGTGCGAACGCGTCCCCGCGCCCCTGGCGACAGAACCCAACCCGCACTACCAGTCGGGCAAACGGAAAGGCGCCGGCAGCAAACCAGGCAAAAAGCAGTAA
- a CDS encoding (deoxy)nucleoside triphosphate pyrophosphohydrolase, with protein sequence MNAESPPIPIAVAVVECENRFLIRQRPPGAGLAGYWEFPGGKIEPEETPPQAACRECREETGLAIEVQDSFDTVEYAYPHGTVLLHFFHCRPLDPQASIQGGFIWAPRRELARYMFPPANAGLIALLTKSV encoded by the coding sequence ATGAATGCCGAAAGCCCTCCCATCCCGATCGCTGTCGCCGTGGTGGAGTGCGAAAACCGCTTCCTGATTCGCCAGCGTCCGCCCGGCGCAGGGCTGGCCGGTTACTGGGAGTTCCCCGGGGGCAAGATCGAACCAGAAGAAACGCCCCCCCAGGCGGCCTGCCGCGAGTGCCGCGAAGAAACGGGCCTGGCGATCGAGGTGCAGGACTCTTTCGATACGGTCGAATATGCGTATCCGCACGGAACCGTGCTTTTGCATTTTTTTCACTGCCGTCCGCTCGATCCGCAGGCGTCGATCCAGGGCGGGTTTATCTGGGCGCCGCGCCGGGAACTGGCTCGATATATGTTTCCACCGGCCAATGCCGGGTTGATCGCCCTGCTCACAAAATCCGTCTAG
- a CDS encoding peroxiredoxin-like family protein, translating to MSRDPSPLKSGDQAPSVTLPDTTGADVALADLWAERPLALLFMRHLGCALCREQVDDLRRDYADIQKVGGAAIVTMGTVEQTAAFKANRSLPFPCFSDPDQAAYRAFAVPRGTVVQVAGPAMWGGAIRALCRSGLGKPAGDLRQLQAAFVIAQGGRLELVRYSQHSADVASTQELVAALQSAGDRQERD from the coding sequence GTGAGTCGGGATCCCTCCCCCTTGAAGTCGGGCGATCAGGCCCCTTCGGTCACACTGCCAGATACGACCGGCGCAGACGTTGCGCTCGCGGATCTCTGGGCGGAGCGGCCGCTGGCGCTGCTCTTTATGCGGCACCTGGGTTGCGCTTTATGCCGCGAACAGGTCGATGATCTGCGACGGGATTACGCCGACATTCAGAAGGTCGGCGGGGCGGCCATCGTCACCATGGGCACAGTGGAACAGACGGCTGCCTTTAAGGCAAACCGGTCGTTGCCGTTTCCCTGCTTTTCGGATCCCGACCAGGCGGCTTATCGTGCGTTCGCCGTTCCGCGAGGAACGGTCGTGCAGGTGGCGGGCCCGGCGATGTGGGGCGGCGCGATCCGTGCGCTCTGCAGGTCGGGACTGGGGAAGCCCGCCGGTGATCTGCGGCAACTGCAGGCGGCGTTTGTGATTGCCCAGGGCGGCCGCCTGGAGCTGGTCCGTTACTCCCAGCACTCGGCCGATGTGGCGTCCACGCAGGAGCTGGTCGCCGCCCTGCAGTCGGCCGGCGATCGACAGGAACGTGATTAA
- a CDS encoding tetratricopeptide repeat protein → MKNRKSNKSVASAPAPSSASVSHAGLSPAQAVMERVFREAETGNYEAALRQLKNPGGDPLLRNAVGVCLLRAGRAEEAIPLLRSLVMAPGSTWLRPEMPTSYKANFATALFLGGHPAGCWEVLGEINEPTHPTVQQLRRAMAQWELSLSMWQWLNWRMCRIAPSPSPRAVDFVPGDFGFRPTPVASPGRNEPDPPRSAA, encoded by the coding sequence ATGAAAAATCGTAAATCGAACAAGAGTGTTGCGTCGGCGCCCGCTCCCAGTTCGGCGTCCGTATCGCATGCTGGCCTGTCTCCCGCACAAGCCGTGATGGAACGGGTATTTCGCGAAGCGGAAACCGGCAACTATGAAGCCGCCTTGCGGCAACTGAAGAACCCCGGCGGCGACCCGCTGCTGCGTAACGCGGTGGGCGTGTGTCTGCTGCGGGCGGGACGGGCGGAGGAAGCCATTCCCTTGCTCCGCAGTCTGGTGATGGCGCCCGGTTCGACATGGCTGCGGCCCGAAATGCCGACCAGCTACAAGGCGAACTTCGCCACGGCCCTGTTCCTGGGCGGTCATCCGGCAGGTTGCTGGGAAGTGCTGGGGGAGATCAACGAGCCCACGCACCCGACCGTACAGCAGTTGCGCCGCGCCATGGCCCAGTGGGAGCTGAGCCTGTCGATGTGGCAATGGCTGAACTGGCGGATGTGTCGCATTGCTCCCAGTCCGTCCCCGCGTGCGGTGGATTTCGTTCCCGGCGATTTCGGTTTCCGACCGACGCCAGTTGCCAGTCCGGGGCGGAACGAGCCTGATCCGCCGCGCTCGGCGGCCTGA
- a CDS encoding YML083C domain-containing protein — MDARRKCAALAVLCLFSLGASYSLGASYRTENFIVQAPTPEFAKKAGDLAEHYRSTLAVEWLGHELPRWPAPCPITVNVGPNMGPSGATSFTFINNQPLKWTMEIYGPPDRVLDAVLPHEVTHTIFATHFGRPLPRWADEGACTTVEHVSERVKHDKMLISFLTTNRGIAFNRMFAMKEYPRDVMPLYSQGYSLSRYLIAQGGKQKFVTYVEDGMNWNNWTAATKKHYGHSSLSDLQTQWLAWVRNGSPQDDPNTQILAAADTPASQAPAGDFYAAAAAGNSGAATLPVSTTSPSQPTYAAPQGYQGQQGFPSQPTYPSPQSNLAQQAPPVNQPFPVSQAGVVTAAGPLSPVAPLSIASSGNAASPTNTAAPPTNTVASDDADGWYARQRDLAVHSGAPSTMVTRPQPLGRPQQHIVPSQGTPSVPVMIDGSPSARTASQPPARIYYDPSTVRRY; from the coding sequence ATGGACGCTCGCCGGAAGTGCGCCGCCCTCGCGGTGTTATGTCTGTTTTCCCTCGGGGCAAGCTATTCCCTCGGGGCCAGCTATCGGACAGAAAACTTTATCGTGCAGGCGCCCACGCCGGAGTTCGCCAAAAAGGCGGGCGATCTGGCGGAGCATTATCGCAGCACGCTGGCGGTCGAATGGCTGGGACACGAGCTGCCTCGCTGGCCCGCACCCTGCCCGATTACGGTCAACGTCGGCCCCAACATGGGCCCCAGCGGCGCGACCAGCTTCACCTTCATTAACAACCAGCCGCTCAAGTGGACGATGGAAATTTACGGTCCGCCGGACCGCGTCCTCGACGCCGTGCTGCCCCACGAAGTGACGCACACCATCTTCGCCACGCACTTCGGCCGCCCCCTGCCCCGCTGGGCCGATGAAGGCGCCTGCACCACCGTGGAGCATGTCAGCGAACGGGTCAAGCATGACAAAATGCTGATCTCTTTTTTGACGACCAACCGCGGCATCGCCTTCAATCGTATGTTCGCCATGAAGGAGTATCCGCGCGATGTCATGCCGCTGTACTCCCAGGGCTACTCCTTGTCGCGCTACCTGATTGCCCAGGGCGGCAAACAGAAGTTCGTCACGTATGTCGAAGACGGCATGAACTGGAACAACTGGACCGCCGCCACCAAAAAGCACTACGGGCACAGCAGCCTTTCCGACCTGCAGACGCAGTGGCTGGCCTGGGTTCGCAACGGCAGCCCGCAGGACGACCCCAACACCCAGATCCTGGCCGCGGCCGATACGCCCGCATCCCAGGCGCCGGCCGGTGATTTCTACGCGGCGGCCGCCGCCGGCAATTCGGGCGCTGCGACGTTGCCCGTCAGCACCACCTCTCCCAGCCAGCCGACCTATGCGGCCCCGCAAGGCTATCAGGGTCAGCAAGGTTTCCCGAGTCAGCCGACCTATCCCAGCCCGCAGAGTAATCTGGCCCAGCAGGCGCCGCCTGTGAACCAGCCTTTCCCGGTCAGCCAGGCAGGCGTCGTCACGGCGGCCGGTCCGCTGTCGCCGGTCGCGCCGCTTTCGATCGCCTCCAGCGGCAACGCCGCTTCGCCGACGAACACCGCCGCCCCGCCGACGAACACGGTCGCCAGCGACGACGCAGACGGCTGGTACGCCCGGCAACGCGACCTGGCGGTGCACAGCGGCGCCCCTTCGACCATGGTGACGCGTCCGCAACCGCTGGGACGTCCGCAGCAGCACATTGTTCCCAGCCAGGGAACCCCCAGCGTCCCGGTCATGATCGACGGCTCCCCCAGCGCCCGGACCGCCTCGCAGCCGCCGGCCCGCATCTACTACGATCCCAGCACGGTCCGGCGGTATTAA
- a CDS encoding class I SAM-dependent methyltransferase, whose translation MRYSSVYPIHILRCPLTHHGLHALTAMEIDALNERVAAGTLVRRDGSLVQEPIHDGVRSQGGPYIYLIDAGIMMLLPAMAIALQETIPSDGPRENAQGVRGFCGDDDWEKNDNGDYVVAELYEDLRPVSQEYLHRCHMRVKQYLPPVGEFFLDCASGPVQHAEYQTYSADYGARLCVDISLQALREAKQRLGMHGVYILGDMTNLPLQSGVIDGAVSLHTVYHIRAEEQGSALCEFHRVLKPGAAGAVVYSWKPHLERAALLPWKMLRAPFRMLSKRLGPAPDQTQQGLARQRIYFYTHKRTWLTQGDWPFEYDLAVWRSLSVGFMRSAIHPLLLGKSLLALLYWVEGVAPQLCGRLGAYPLIVIHKQKGAAQSLRRAA comes from the coding sequence GTGCGTTACTCGAGTGTCTATCCCATTCACATTTTGCGGTGTCCGCTCACCCATCATGGTTTGCACGCTCTGACGGCGATGGAAATCGACGCGCTGAACGAACGCGTAGCGGCCGGCACGCTGGTGCGTCGGGATGGATCGCTGGTCCAGGAACCGATCCACGACGGCGTGCGCAGCCAGGGCGGACCTTACATTTACCTGATTGATGCCGGCATTATGATGCTGCTGCCCGCGATGGCGATCGCGCTGCAGGAAACAATCCCCAGCGACGGCCCGCGCGAGAACGCGCAGGGGGTGCGCGGCTTCTGCGGCGACGACGACTGGGAAAAGAACGACAACGGGGACTATGTGGTCGCCGAACTGTACGAAGACCTGCGGCCCGTTTCGCAGGAATACCTTCATCGTTGCCACATGCGGGTCAAGCAGTACCTGCCGCCGGTCGGGGAGTTCTTTCTGGACTGTGCATCGGGACCGGTGCAGCACGCCGAATACCAGACCTACTCGGCCGACTACGGCGCGCGACTGTGCGTGGATATTTCCCTCCAGGCCCTGCGGGAAGCGAAGCAGCGGCTGGGCATGCACGGCGTTTATATCCTGGGCGACATGACCAACCTGCCGCTGCAATCCGGCGTGATCGACGGCGCCGTTTCGTTGCACACCGTCTACCATATCCGGGCGGAAGAGCAGGGGTCCGCCCTGTGCGAGTTCCACCGCGTGCTGAAGCCGGGAGCCGCCGGCGCGGTGGTTTACTCCTGGAAACCGCACCTGGAAAGGGCCGCCCTGTTGCCGTGGAAAATGCTCCGCGCGCCGTTCCGCATGCTGTCGAAACGGCTGGGCCCCGCCCCGGACCAGACCCAGCAAGGATTGGCCCGCCAAAGAATTTACTTTTATACGCACAAACGCACCTGGCTGACGCAGGGGGATTGGCCGTTCGAATACGACCTGGCGGTCTGGCGATCGTTGTCGGTCGGCTTTATGCGGTCGGCCATTCATCCGTTGCTGCTGGGTAAAAGTCTGCTGGCGCTGTTGTACTGGGTCGAAGGCGTCGCCCCGCAACTTTGCGGTCGTCTGGGCGCGTATCCGCTGATTGTGATTCACAAACAAAAGGGGGCGGCCCAGTCGTTGCGGCGGGCTGCCTGA